The genomic region GTGGTCGCCGGGGTCGTAGGCGGCCAGCATGCGGTACGGCCGGGACGGGTCACGGACGACGGCGTCGAAGTCCACGACCGCGTCGAACAGACCACTGCCGCGGATGAGCCGGTTCACCTCCTGCCGTACGCGCTCACGTGCCTCCGTGTATCCGCCGTAGCCGCCGAACGGCGTGAGCGTGGCCCCGACGACCCGGATGCCGCGGGCGTGGGCGCGCCACACGATCTCGCGGTACGCGGCCCCGAGTGCGGCCGGGTCGGTCTGGTTCGGCGCGCTCTTGATGTCGTTGATGCCCTCCATCACGATCAGCGTGCGCACCCCGGTCCGGGAGAGGACGTCGGCGTCGAACCGGTCCAGGGCACTGGGCCCCCGGCCTTCGAGCAGCAGTCGGTTCCCGGCGACTCCCGCGTTCAGCACAGCCTGTTGCCGACGTGCGGGCAGGTCGCGCAGACGCTCCGCCAGCCGGTCGGGCCACCGCCGGTTGGCGCTCGGCGTCGAGCCGGACCCGTCGGTGAGGGAGTCCCCGAGCGCGACCACGCTCCCCGCGGCTTCCGGGCGGAGCACGTCGACACCGGTCACGTAGAACCAGGAGCCCGTGGTGACCGTGTACGCGCCGCCGCTCACATCCGCGACGCGATTGCCCTGAGGAGCAACGAAGTTGGTCTGCAACGCATCGCGGTGATACGTCGCCGGACCCGAGTCCCACGGCGTATGCACGGTGACCAGAAGGTTGGCGGCAGCAGGCACGGTCAGCGTGACGGAGTCACTGACGACGTCCATGCCCACCGGCACGGTGACCGTCCTCCGCCCGCCGAAGGTGAGCGTGCGCATCGTGCCGGGAAGGGCGTTCGGGCTCTTCGGGGCGTTCGGCACCTGCCGGGCGAGGGTGGCTCCGCCGAGGGCCAGCGGCAGGCTGCCGAGGCGGTTGGAGATCCGTACGCGGACGGCCGTGCCGCCGACACTCGTGTGGACGACGTTGCGGATCGAGGCGCCGGGAAGAGCGGCCGCGGTACCGGAGGCGGCGCCTTCCCAGGTGCCGGTCCAGGTGCCGGTCCAGTGGGCGGGGGCCGTCCGCGCGAGGGACTCCCGGCCTCCGTGAGCGGCCCCCGTGCCCATCAGCGTGAGCGCCAGCGCTCCGGCCACGGCAACCAGCGTCTGTCTGAGCATGCGTCACTGCCCTCCGCCGACGGAGCCCGACGAGATGCAGGTCTCCGGACCTAGGGCCAGGATCCGATGCGGGGGACGCGAAAACCGTGTTTGGCTGCAGTTATGACCGCATTCAGTGAAGCCGAACGGGTGTACCTAAAGTCCCAGCGGCTGGGCCGACTGGCCACCGTCGACGCCCACGGGCAGCCGCAGGCGAACCCCGTGGGCTTCTATCCGCAGGACGACGGGACGATCCTGATCGGCGGTTACGCCATGGGCTCCACCAAGAAGTGGCGCAACCTCCAGAAGAACCCCAAGGTCGCCCTCGTCGTCGACGACATCGTCAGCCTCCGCCCCTGGAAGGTGCGCGGCGTGGACATCCGGGGCGAGGCCGAACTCCTCACGGGCGCCCATGACTTGGGCCCGCACTTCAGCGAGGAGCTGATCCGTATCCACCCACGACGCATCCACAGCTGGGGCCTGGACGACTGACGGGTCGCTATCGCCCTTCCAGCTTCAGCAGGTGGAGCTTGCGCTCCAGTCCGCCCGCGTAGCCGGTGAGCGACCCGTCGGCGCCGATCACCCGATGGCACGGCCGCACGATCAACAGCGGGTTGGCGCCGATCGCCCCGCCGACGGCCCGCACGGCGGCGCGCGACGCGCCGATCCGCGCGGCGATCTCCCCGTACGTGGTGGTCGCCCCGTACGGAACGGAGTCGAGGGCGTCCCAGACCTTCTCCCGGAACTCGGTGCCGATTGCTCTCAACTCCAGCTGGAACTCCTTGAGTTCACCGGCGAAGTAGGCGGCGAGCTGCTGTCGGGCATCCTGAAAGAGCTCAGGCACGGGCCGCCACTCCGGCTGGACGGTACGACCGCCCTTCTGCCCGGGGACCGAGAGAGAGGTCAGTACCCCGAACTCGTCGGCGGTGAGCAGGAGTTGGCCGACAGGGCTGTCGAGCTCGGCATAGTGGACGTTCGTCATGATCAGTGCTCTTCCAGCTCGCTCGTGGTCACAGCTTCTGTCCAGCCGGCCACTCTCAAATGATGCAGGGCGTAGGAGCGCCAGGGGCGCCAGGCGTCGGGGACGTCCTCGTCCGGCGGTGCCACATCGGGGTCGCCCAGGGCACGGGTCCGGATGACAGCCGCGACGCGCGGATCCATGCCGGGCAGGGCGAGCAGCGCGGCCCGCGCCTCCTCGCGGTCGGCACCCGGGTCGAGCCGCAGGCTGCCGTCGGCGAGGGCGGTGGCGAGGGCGCCCAGCGTGCCGAGCGCCTCCGCGAGGACGGCCGGCTCGGGAAAGACATGCGTGAGTGTCCCGCAGGGCGCGTCCAGCAGTTTCCCGTACGCCCTCACGAGCCGCTCCGCCTCGTCCCGCCCGACAAGCGCGCGTACGGCCAGCTCCTCCGGATCGGCGGCTCCGGGCGAGCGCAGCCCGGGCCTGGCGGCCACCAGCGGAGCCAGCCGCTCGTCGGCGGCCAGCCGCTCGTCCACGGCGTACGGATCGGCATCCAGGTCGAGGAGCCGCCGCAGCCGCTGCACGGCGGTGGTGAGATCACGCAGGTCGGTGAGGTGCAGCCGGGCGTCGAGCCAGCCGCCGACCGGGGCGGACAACCGCTCGCCCACGGCGACGATGCCGGTGCCGTACGGCAGCCGCAGGGTACGCCGGTACGTACGGAATCCCGCGTCCCCGATGACCTCCTCGACACCGGCGACGGCCTCGGCGGCCAGCAGATCGAAGACCTCGCCGGCCTGGTACGGGCCGCGATAGGCGAAGCGCAGCGGGATCCCCGCGGTCGGCGTGGCCGTACGCCGGGCGGTGGCACCGCGGCGGGGTGCGGCGGCGCGCAGCTCGGTCGGCGTCGAGGCGTACACCGCCCGGATCGTGTCGTTGAACTGCCGCACGCTCGCGAACCCGGCCGCGAACGCGATCTCCGTGATCGGCAGTTCCGTGGTCTGCAGCAGCACCCTCGCCGTGTGGGCCCGCTGGGCCCGCGCCAGGGCCACCGGCCCGGCGCCCACCTCGGCGGTGAGCTGCCGCTGCACCTGTCGGGCGCTGTATCCGAGCCGCACGGCGAGCCCGGCGACGCCCTCGCGGTCCACGACGCCGTCACCGATCATCCGCATCGCGCGCCCCACGACGTCCGCGCGTACGTTCCACTCGGCGGACCCCGGCACGGCGTCCGGGCGGCACCTTCGGCAGGCCCGGAACCCGGAACTCTGCGCGGCGGCGGCCGTCGCGTAGAACCGCACGTTCTCCCGTTTCGGGGTTACCGCGGGGCAACTCGGCCGGCAGTAGATCCCCGTCGTCTCCACAGCGAAGAAGAACTCCCCGTCGAACCGGGCATCCCTGCTCCGCACGGCCCCGTACCTGGTCTCTTCGTCGATCACCCCTCCAGTCTGCGCTCCCGCCGAGCACCCGGCTAGCGGATTTCGGACATGACGCTCGCCACGGTGAGGGCCTCGCCTGTGGCCGGTGGGTGGGGGCGGGGCCGTGCCGGTATGTCACGTTCGCGACCACTGGGCGTACTGCCCTGAGTGCCATGGTGAACGTCTCCAGCGGGAGCCCTACGTCGCGAACGTTGACATACCGGCACGGCCCCGCCCCCGGGTACGTTGGCGACTGCGGCCCGGTGGGCGACCGTCGGCACGGCCCACCGCCGGGTGCGTTGGCGGCTGCGGCCCGGTGGGAGACGGCCGCCGGGTGGTGTGATGTCCGCGGCCCCGGTGGTGCGGGGACCGCCGCCGGGTGCGTTGGCGGCTACGGCCCGGTGGGCGACCGCCCCGGGTGGTGTGATTCCGCGGCCCCGGTGGGGGACGGCCGCCAGGTGGTGTGCCGTCTGCAGCCCGGTGGGGGACGGCCGCCAGGTGGTGTGCCGTCTGCAGCCTGGTGGGGGACGGCCGTCGGTCGCCGTACGGGCGGAGGGGACGTGGCGGGGTGTCCGCCCGCAGCGGATGGCGCGTCCGCACCGGGTGCCCTTCGAAACTGACGCGGTCGCGCCAGACCGAGGACGGATACCCCGCCGCGGCCCCGCCCCCACGATGACGGCCAGGCGCACGACCGCGGCTCGCAGACGACAGCCGGTCCCCACCCCCTCAGGGGCGCGGGGAACTGCGCGACCAGCCACGAC from Streptomyces sp. NBC_00878 harbors:
- a CDS encoding SGNH/GDSL hydrolase family protein, whose translation is MLRQTLVAVAGALALTLMGTGAAHGGRESLARTAPAHWTGTWTGTWEGAASGTAAALPGASIRNVVHTSVGGTAVRVRISNRLGSLPLALGGATLARQVPNAPKSPNALPGTMRTLTFGGRRTVTVPVGMDVVSDSVTLTVPAAANLLVTVHTPWDSGPATYHRDALQTNFVAPQGNRVADVSGGAYTVTTGSWFYVTGVDVLRPEAAGSVVALGDSLTDGSGSTPSANRRWPDRLAERLRDLPARRQQAVLNAGVAGNRLLLEGRGPSALDRFDADVLSRTGVRTLIVMEGINDIKSAPNQTDPAALGAAYREIVWRAHARGIRVVGATLTPFGGYGGYTEARERVRQEVNRLIRGSGLFDAVVDFDAVVRDPSRPYRMLAAYDPGDHLHFNDAGMRALADSIDLATLAPPETAALPETGPPPGTGTGATPATPAALATSTALATAEG
- a CDS encoding PPOX class F420-dependent oxidoreductase, encoding MTAFSEAERVYLKSQRLGRLATVDAHGQPQANPVGFYPQDDGTILIGGYAMGSTKKWRNLQKNPKVALVVDDIVSLRPWKVRGVDIRGEAELLTGAHDLGPHFSEELIRIHPRRIHSWGLDD
- a CDS encoding methylated-DNA--[protein]-cysteine S-methyltransferase translates to MTNVHYAELDSPVGQLLLTADEFGVLTSLSVPGQKGGRTVQPEWRPVPELFQDARQQLAAYFAGELKEFQLELRAIGTEFREKVWDALDSVPYGATTTYGEIAARIGASRAAVRAVGGAIGANPLLIVRPCHRVIGADGSLTGYAGGLERKLHLLKLEGR
- a CDS encoding AlkA N-terminal domain-containing protein, whose translation is MDEETRYGAVRSRDARFDGEFFFAVETTGIYCRPSCPAVTPKRENVRFYATAAAAQSSGFRACRRCRPDAVPGSAEWNVRADVVGRAMRMIGDGVVDREGVAGLAVRLGYSARQVQRQLTAEVGAGPVALARAQRAHTARVLLQTTELPITEIAFAAGFASVRQFNDTIRAVYASTPTELRAAAPRRGATARRTATPTAGIPLRFAYRGPYQAGEVFDLLAAEAVAGVEEVIGDAGFRTYRRTLRLPYGTGIVAVGERLSAPVGGWLDARLHLTDLRDLTTAVQRLRRLLDLDADPYAVDERLAADERLAPLVAARPGLRSPGAADPEELAVRALVGRDEAERLVRAYGKLLDAPCGTLTHVFPEPAVLAEALGTLGALATALADGSLRLDPGADREEARAALLALPGMDPRVAAVIRTRALGDPDVAPPDEDVPDAWRPWRSYALHHLRVAGWTEAVTTSELEEH